Proteins encoded in a region of the Streptomyces sp. NBC_00310 genome:
- a CDS encoding response regulator has product MADSSFGPMRDEDADDGSVGMGSAAGSPRKEPIRVLVVDDHALFRRGLEIVLAAEEDIQVVGEAGDGAEAVDKAADLLPDIVLMDVRMPKRGGIEACTSIKEVAPSAKIIMLTISDEEADLYDAIKAGATGYLLKEISTDEVATAIRAVADGQSQISPSMASKLLTEFKSMIQRTDERRLVPAPRLTDRELEVLKLVATGMNNRDIAKELFISENTVKNHVRNILEKLQLHSRMEAVVYAMREKILEIR; this is encoded by the coding sequence ATGGCGGACAGCAGTTTTGGACCGATGCGTGACGAGGATGCCGATGACGGCTCCGTCGGCATGGGCTCCGCCGCGGGCTCCCCGCGCAAGGAACCGATCCGCGTTCTCGTCGTGGACGACCACGCGCTTTTCCGCCGCGGCCTGGAGATCGTGCTCGCCGCCGAGGAGGACATCCAGGTCGTCGGCGAGGCCGGCGACGGGGCGGAGGCGGTCGACAAGGCCGCGGATCTGCTGCCCGACATCGTGCTGATGGATGTACGGATGCCCAAGCGTGGCGGTATCGAGGCGTGTACCTCCATCAAGGAGGTGGCCCCCAGCGCGAAGATCATCATGCTGACGATCAGCGACGAGGAGGCCGACCTCTACGATGCGATCAAGGCGGGGGCGACCGGTTATCTCCTCAAGGAGATCTCCACGGACGAGGTGGCCACGGCCATTCGCGCGGTCGCCGACGGGCAGTCGCAGATCAGCCCCTCCATGGCGTCGAAACTGCTCACCGAGTTCAAGTCGATGATCCAGCGAACCGACGAGCGGCGTCTCGTGCCGGCGCCGCGGCTGACCGACCGGGAACTGGAAGTGCTCAAGCTCGTGGCGACCGGTATGAACAACCGGGACATCGCCAAGGAGCTGTTCATCTCCGAGAACACCGTGAAGAACCATGTGCGCAACATCCTGGAGAAGCTGCAGCTGCACTCCAGGATGGAGGCCGTGGTGTACGCGATGCGGGAGAAGATCCTCGAGATCCGCTAG
- the hpf gene encoding ribosome hibernation-promoting factor, HPF/YfiA family codes for MDIVVKGRKTEVPERFRKHVAEKLKLEKIQKLDGKVISLDVEVSKEPNPRQADRSDRVEITLHSRGPVIRAEAAASDPYAALDLAADKLEARLRKQHDKRYTRRGARRLTAAEVADHVPGVATLNGNGYVADEEQPDGVPTKKIGSLEVKGEGPLIVREKTHVASPMTLDQALYEMELVGHDFYLFVDSETKEPSVVYRRHAYDYGVIHLSTDPMVAQAHGDAAGGALGG; via the coding sequence GTGGACATCGTCGTCAAGGGCCGCAAGACCGAGGTGCCCGAGCGGTTCCGCAAGCACGTGGCCGAGAAGCTGAAGCTGGAGAAGATCCAGAAGCTCGACGGCAAGGTGATCAGCCTCGACGTCGAGGTGTCCAAGGAGCCCAACCCCCGACAGGCCGACCGCAGTGACCGAGTGGAGATCACGCTCCACTCCCGCGGGCCGGTGATCCGGGCCGAGGCAGCGGCAAGCGATCCGTATGCGGCGCTCGACCTGGCGGCGGACAAGCTGGAAGCCCGGCTGCGCAAGCAGCACGACAAGCGTTACACGCGCCGAGGCGCGCGCAGGCTCACGGCCGCGGAGGTCGCCGACCACGTCCCCGGCGTGGCGACCCTCAACGGCAACGGATACGTCGCCGACGAGGAGCAGCCGGACGGCGTGCCCACCAAGAAGATCGGTTCGCTGGAGGTGAAGGGCGAAGGCCCCCTCATCGTCCGCGAGAAGACCCACGTAGCCTCCCCGATGACCCTCGACCAGGCTCTCTACGAGATGGAACTGGTCGGGCACGACTTCTACCTCTTCGTCGACTCCGAGACCAAGGAACCGAGTGTCGTCTACCGGCGGCACGCCTACGACTACGGCGTCATCCACCTCAGCACGGACCCGATGGTCGCCCAGGCGCATGGGGACGCCGCGGGTGGCGCGCTCGGCGGCTGA
- a CDS encoding ComF family protein: MRGWWQDLTDLVLPAECGGCGRSRAVLCPECRAALTGAAPCRVRPVPEPAGLPVVHAAAPYEDAVRATLIAHKERGALALAGPLGTALAGAVRAGGGDGPVLLVPVPSARRAVRARGHDPARRIALAAAGELRRTGTSARVAGVLRQRRAVADQSGLDSRQRLGNLAGALEVAAGGARLLGGGVVVLVDDLMTTGASLAEAARAVREARDGWAAAPGEFDARRMAKEARWTQGETGMVDVDGGGDGIRAAVVAAPPDSFQINRN; the protein is encoded by the coding sequence CGCGGTGCTCTGCCCGGAGTGCCGCGCGGCGCTGACCGGGGCCGCGCCGTGCCGGGTGCGACCGGTGCCGGAGCCTGCCGGGTTGCCGGTGGTGCACGCTGCGGCGCCGTACGAGGACGCGGTGCGGGCCACGCTGATCGCACACAAGGAACGGGGGGCGCTGGCGCTCGCCGGACCACTCGGCACGGCCCTGGCGGGGGCCGTACGGGCGGGCGGTGGCGACGGGCCGGTGCTGCTGGTTCCGGTGCCGTCCGCGCGGCGGGCGGTGCGGGCGCGGGGACACGACCCGGCGCGGCGGATCGCGCTCGCGGCGGCCGGGGAGCTGCGGCGTACCGGGACGTCGGCCCGGGTGGCCGGGGTGCTGCGGCAGCGGCGTGCGGTGGCCGACCAGTCGGGGCTGGACTCCCGGCAGCGGCTGGGCAACCTCGCGGGCGCCCTGGAGGTGGCCGCCGGGGGTGCCCGGCTGCTGGGCGGTGGTGTGGTCGTGCTCGTGGACGACCTGATGACCACCGGTGCCTCGCTCGCGGAGGCGGCACGGGCGGTGCGGGAGGCCCGCGACGGCTGGGCGGCCGCGCCGGGCGAGTTCGACGCACGACGAATGGCAAAGGAGGCGAGGTGGACACAAGGGGAAACGGGAATGGTGGACGTGGACGGCGGCGGAGACGGGATCCGCGCGGCGGTGGTCGCCGCGCCGCCCGACTCTTTCCAAATAAACCGGAACTGA